One segment of Lachancea thermotolerans CBS 6340 chromosome E complete sequence DNA contains the following:
- the TRS23 gene encoding TRAPP subunit TRS23 (similar to uniprot|Q03784 Saccharomyces cerevisiae YDR246W TRS23 Component of the targeting complex (TRAPP) involved in ER to Golgi membrane traffic), with protein MAIQTILVINKSGGLVYQRDFIKTGAKLSSNEYLILAGTLQGVVAIASQVTPKALQISAKTGSKTANEPSQLIPYVGSLGAPAQNLSDMGSFMGQDFFNESFPSWNQSGLKHVTTDQLSMFLYQTLTGLKFVAISTQSTTNAMAVSIAENLLRKAYCLYADYVMKNPFHDPEMPIKCELFDTHLAELVGQL; from the coding sequence ATGGCGATCCAAACGATCCTAGTTATAAACAAGTCAGGAGGCCTAGTCTACCAGCGCGACTTTATCAAGACTGGCGCAAAGCTCTCGAGCAACGAGTACCTTATTCTGGCGGGCACGCTGCAGGGGGTGGTGGCGATTGCGAGCCAAGTTACGCCCAAGGCACTACAAATCTCAGCCAAGACCGGGTCAAAAACGGCCAATGAGCCCAGCCAGCTCATCCCCTATGTTGGCAGCCTGGGCGCTCCAGCCCAAAACCTCTCCGACATGGGCAGCTTCATGGGGCAggacttcttcaatgagAGCTTTCCCAGCTGGAACCAGAGCGGGCTGAAGCACGTGACTACGGACCAATTGTCAATGTTCCTTTACCAGACCCTCACAGGGCTCAAGTTCGTCGCTATCAGTACCCAGAGCACCACCAATGCCATGGCCGTATCGATAGCCGAGAACCTGCTGCGCAAGGCGTACTGTCTGTACGCGGACTACGTCATGAAAAACCCATTTCATGACCCCGAAATGCCTATCAAGTGCGAACTTTTCGACACGCATCTAGCAGAACTAGTTGGGCAGCTGTGA
- the SKS1 gene encoding putative serine/threonine protein kinase SKS1 (similar to uniprot|Q12505 Saccharomyces cerevisiae YPL026C SKS1 multicopy suppressor of snf3 and grr1 mutants serine/threonine protein kinase homologous to Ran1p) — translation MLTNCQINNFKLNRQIGSGAYGLVFHAVDVITENEYAIKAVVKNPAAGATPEIKRSTMLQTQLYYYFKSFQNRLFLPSIDLDSIRGLSEEQLERAPHFREIAMQLRVHAHPNVVTVHQVLESPLATFLVMDYYSRDLFTSIVDDQHFAGSGQLVKKVFLQLCSVLQHCHARGVYHCDIKPENILLDAEDNALLCDFGLSTLAERLPANACVGSSYYMAPERISCPSSVQAAGAADDAGAASAPALFPTMAGDVWSLGVILINLTCIRNPWLKAHQLEDNTFGYFVRDPHVLFKILPVSQQLFDILMDILRLNPAERAPLSEIMDRVADCTSFTTSGPLSKVEPLSQYERQQFLITQKGLSIRQMLHHFHTDDESYKHVSPEEDETEFTSEDECYRQLSSVDTTPTGSVDVDQTSRAKRSNDAVLPSEFKVRYLTTNMSTITNYSSHSRWLPQY, via the coding sequence ATGCTAACCAACTGCCAGAtaaacaacttcaagctgaaCCGGCAGATCGGTTCCGGCGCGTACGGGCTGGTGTTCCACGCGGTGGACGTAATCACGGAAAACGAGTACGCGATCAAGGCCGTGGTCAAGAACCCGGCGGCAGGCGCGACGCCCGAGATCAAGCGCAGCACGATGCTGCAGACGCAGCTGTACTACTACTTCAAGTCGTTCCAGAATCGGCTGTTCCTGCCCTCGATCGACCTGGACTCGATCCGCGGGCTGTCGgaggagcagctggagcGCGCACCACACTTCCGGGAGATCGCGATGCAGCTGCGCGTGCACGCGCACCCCAACGTGGTGACGGTGCACCAGGTACTGGAGTCGCCGCTGGCGACATTCCTGGTGATGGACTACTACTCGCGCGACCTGTTCACGTCGATTGTGGATGACCAGCACTTCGCGGGCTCCGGCCAGCTGGTCAAGAAGGTGTTCTTGCAGCTGTGCTCGGTGCTGCAGCACTGCCACGCGCGCGGCGTGTACCACTGCGACATCAAGCCCGAGAACATCTTGCTGGACGCAGAGGACAACGCGTTACTTTGCGACTTCGGGCTCAGTACGCTCGCGGAGCGGCTTCCAGCCAACGCGTGCGTGGGGTCCAGCTACTACATGGCGCCCGAGCGCATCTCGTGTCCCTCGAGCGTGCAagccgcgggcgcggcggacgacgcgggcgcggccagcgcgcccgcgctgtTCCCCACCATGGCCGGCGATGTGTGGTCGCTGGGTGTGATCCTGATCAACCTGACCTGCATCCGCAACCCGTGGCTCAAGGCGCACCAGCTGGAGGACAACACGTTCGGCTACTTCGTGCGGGACCCACACgtgcttttcaagattctGCCGGTCTCacagcagctcttcgacatCCTGATGGACATCCTGCGATTGAACCCGGCCGAGCGGGCGCCGCTGTCTGAGATCATGGACCGCGTCGCGGACTGCACGTCCTTCACTACTTCAGGCCCCCTGTCCAAGGTCGAGCCGCTTAGTCAGTACGAAAGGCAGCAGTTTCTTATCACCCAGAAAGGGCTTAGCATTCGCCAAATGCTCCACCACTTTCACACCGACGACGAGTCCTACAAGCACGTCTCCCCCGAGGAGGACGAGACCGAGTTCACCAGCGAGGACGAGTGCTACCGTCAACTTTCCTCAGTGGATACCACACCTACCGGATCAGTCGATGTAGACCAGACCAGCAGGGCGAAGCGCAGCAACGACGCTGTGCTGCCGAGCGAATTTAAGGTGAGGTATCTCACCACCAACATGTCCACCATCACCAACTACTCATCGCATAGCAGATGGCTGCCGCAATACTAG
- a CDS encoding purine-nucleoside phosphorylase (conserved hypothetical protein), which yields MKLRTVCSALWAASLAAANPISRKESNATASVSSYSQTASIADAASTTDTIFSVPQGRYGALFKPKVMVVNMYYKEEDAWIRNLDLMHNISVPLLSPEYPYVHSNDNFTIMSVTTGEGEINAATTIAALCMSPLLDLTETYFLISGIGGGSPQHTTIGSVTFAKYAVQVGLQYQIDSREIPANWTYGYVNFKTSQPNVYPATVYGTEIFELNENLMNRAMHLASNVTLQNGTTGNVSFRQRYNASMAAYGAPKLVACDTATSDVYWSGEILEHAMSDFVTTISNKTATYCSTQQEDNASLESFLRAAKHGLVDYNRIVLTRGISDFDRAPNGLNATEFFFGGKNLQGGATATFTNLYLAGLPFVQDVVANWDTLYKENNFMPKNYIGDYFETLGGVKNFGL from the coding sequence ATGAAGCTAAGAACCGTCTGCAGCGCGCTCTGGGCCGCCTCTCTCGCGGCCGCGAACCCAATTTCTCGTAAAGAATCCAATGCAACCGCCAGCGTTTCTAGCTACTCGCAGACCGCCAGCATTGCCGACGCCGCTTCTACCACAGACACGATCTTCAGTGTTCCTCAGGGCCGCTACGGCGCCCTGTTCAAGCCCAAGGTGATGGTCGTGAACATGTACTACAAGGAGGAAGATGCGTGGATCAGAAACCTGGACCTGATGCACAACATCTCGGTACCACTGCTGTCGCCCGAGTACCCCTACGTGCACTCCAACGACAACTTCACGATTATGTCCGTGACCACGGGCGAGGGCGAGATCAACGCCGCGACCACGATCGCCGCACTGTGCATGTCGCCGCTGCTGGACCTGACCGAGACGTACTTCCTGATTTCGGGCATTGGCGGCGGTTCTCCACAGCACACCACGATCGGCAGCGTCACGTTCGCCAAGTACGCGGTCCAGGTCGGTCTGCAGTACCAGATAGACTCGCGCGAGATCCCCGCCAACTGGACCTACGGCTACGTGAACTTCAAGACGTCGCAGCCCAACGTGTACCCTGCTACGGTGTACGGGACTGAGATTTTCGAGCTAAACGAGAACCTGATGAACAGGGCCATGCACCTGGCGTCGAACGTGACCCTGCAGAACGGCACGACCGGCAACGTGAGCTTCCGCCAGAGATACAACGCCTCGATGGCCGCTTACGGCGCGCCCAAGCTCGTCGCCTGCGATACCGCGACCTCCGACGTGTACTGGTCGGGCGAGATCCTGGAGCACGCCATGAGCGACTTCGTCACCACCATCTCCAACAAGACCGCGACCTACTGCTCCACCCAGCAGGAGGACAACGCCTCGCTGGAGTCCTTCCTGCGCGCCGCGAAGCACGGCCTGGTCGACTACAACCGTATCGTGCTGACCCGCGGTATCTCGGACTTCGACAGGGCGCCCAACGGGCTAAATGCCACtgagttcttcttcggcgGCAAGAACCTGCAGGGCGGCGCCACCGCGACCTTCACGAACCTGTATCTGGCGGGGTTGCCATTTGTGCAAGACGTGGTCGCGAACTGGGACACGCTGTACAAGGAGAACAACTTCATGCCCAAGAACTACATCGGCGACTACTTCGAGACCCTGGGCGGCGTCAAGAACTTCGGCTTGTAG
- the RAD1 gene encoding ssDNA endodeoxyribonuclease RAD1 (similar to uniprot|P06777 Saccharomyces cerevisiae YPL022W RAD1 Single-stranded DNA endonuclease), producing the protein MSLFIRDESDEEDLVLELSRHEEDRSKQIDDASNGEMLYPLLPDDGDSHMRPNIEEIRPVDIQLSLPLPFQQMIVEDLLVSEDSLLILGKGLGIEPIVANLLHVLATPTRINGQDKRSLVLLLNASEEDNEKILEELLELAWSGTEEDGQRPFSVVTADLLTVDQRRRLYLHGGIVSVTSRILIVDLLSGIIHPNKITGLVILHVENLHNYSNESFIAEMYRSVNRWGFIKAVSDEPEAFMTEFSPLKRKLKDLRLKRTLLWPRFHVEVSSSLNVRNENKVIEVKVSLTNSMSQIQFGLFECLKKCIDELNRKNPTLSLESWNADNCLHPNFFRSLYSVLTPNWHRISFESKQLVKDIGTLKKLLHALVSYDAVDFYEIIQVILDANKPSVSRKYSESPWLMAEESQAVLSYAKKRVFSDGNYELEELPKWEQLTSILDDIAVEQAKLGSSLGPTLIMCSEDRTCRQLRKIIGYSNRKEGARRFMLNKLRAYMNRRDLLKKTAEDIQEESRKEGTSAELSVSRSFAKEEVASKRRRTRGAASVAAVTRLKRATSNGGEDIESVMSVDDIEQHISQIIEDTDEGLIGDQEIDNLAQNFDEDNELLLTEETNIDTSELEPMIKNENTWAYGQNNFEYIDRGDQIVIEKFYNRANDVLLQELLPSHIIMYEPDLAFIRRVEMFKALHKDWPLKVYFMYYGDSFEEQSHLIAIKKEKDAFTRLIREHSGLAQHFEADEDLSRYKNLAQRKLLLNQSLRNSRLAGGQKGYDAVTGDVVVVDMREFRAPLPGLLYRYGVKVIPCMLTIGDYILSPQICVERKSISDLIGSFKNGRLNDQCKKMSRYYEYPTLLIEFDDGDSFSLEPFSEKRYNSASSTSHPIGSKLMQDEIQMQLAQLIMKFPSLRILWSSSPLQTVNLILDLKLGREQPDPTTCVEIGVNRKSSGAKDKTNHSNEKFKELLSIPGLSNVDYYTIIRRVKRFTNLQKLSVDQITDLVNDKNLAERIWHYVQTENEEKDNDIMLEE; encoded by the coding sequence ATGTCTCTTTTTATCAGAGATGAATCCGATGAAGAGGATCTTGTTTTAGAGCTTTCGAGGCATGAAGAAGATAGGTCAAAACAGATCGATGATGCGAGCAATGGTGAAATGCTGTACCCGTTGCTACCAGATGATGGAGACTCGCACATGAGGCCCAATATTGAGGAGATACGGCCTGTCGATATTCAGTTATCTCTACCGCTTCCGTTTCAACAAATGATTGTAGAAGACCTACTGGTGTCAGAAGACAGCCTTTTGATTTTAGGGAAAGGGCTAGGAATAGAACCAATTGTGGCAAACCTGTTGCATGTTTTAGCAACTCCTACTAGAATCAATGGCCAAGATAAAAGATCTCTGGTTTTGTTGCTAAATGCTAGTGAAGAGGACAACGAAAAAATCCTTGAGGAATTGCTGGAGCTTGCTTGGTCAGGTACTGAGGAAGACGGCCAGAGGCCCTTCAGTGTCGTTACAGCAGATTTGCTTACCGTGgaccaaagaagaaggctgtATCTGCATGGCGGAATAGTGTCTGTGACATCAAGAATTCTTATAGTAGATCTACTTTCGGGAATCATCCACCCAAACAAAATCACTGGTCTTGTTATCCTGCATGTTGAGAACTTACACAATTATTCTAATGAGTCCTTTATCGCCGAAATGTACCGCTCGGTGAACAGGTGGGGTTTCATCAAAGCTGTTTCTGACGAACCAGAAGCATTCATGACTGAGTTTTCGCCGTTAAAACGGAAGCTGAAAGACTTGCGTTTGAAACGTACATTACTCTGGCCCAGATTTCATGTCGAAGTATCTTCGAGCTTGAACGTACgaaatgaaaacaaagtaaTTGAAGTTAAAGTGTCTTTGACGAATTCCATGTCGCAAATTCAATTCGGGCTCTTTGAATGCCTCAAAAAATGTATTGATGAGTTGAATAGAAAAAACCCCACTCTATCTTTGGAATCTTGGAATGCCGACAATTGTCTGCATCCAAACTTTTTTAGGTCATTGTATTCTGTGCTGACACCCAATTGGCATAGAATTTCGTTTGAATCAAAGCAGCTTGTCAAAGACATTGgtactttgaagaagttattGCACGCTTTAGTAAGCTATGATGCTGTGGACTTTTACGAGATCATTCAAGTTATTTTGGATGCAAACAAGCCATCAGTATCCCGTAAGTACTCCGAATCTCCGTGGCTTATGGCAGAGGAATCCCAAGCGGTTCTTTCATACGCAAAAAAAAGGGTCTTTTCAGATGGTAACTATGAATTAGAGGAGTTACCAAAATGGGAACAGCTAACATCGATTCTGGACGATATCGCTGTTGAGCAGGCTAAATTAGGTTCTAGTTTAGGGCCGACGCTCATCATGTGCTCAGAGGATAGAACTTGTCGCCAATTGCGGAAGATCATAGGCTACTCCAACAGGAAAGAAGGAGCGAGGAGATTTATGCTGAATAAATTAAGAGCTTATATGAACAGGAGAGATTTGTTAAAAAAAACGGCCGAAGATATTCAAGAAGAGTCGCGCAAAGAAGGTACCAGTGCTGAGCTCAGCGTATCCCGCTCATTTGCGAAAGAGGAAgttgcttcaaagagacGTAGAACTCGCGGTGCGGCAAGCGTCGCTGCAGTAACCAGGCTGAAGAGAGCAACCTCAAATGGTGGCGAAGACATAGAAAGTGTGATGTCTGTTGATGATATTGAACAGCATATTAGCCAGATCATTGAGGATACTGACGAGGGCCTTATTGGAGATCAAGAAATAGACAACCTGGCCCAGAACTTTGACGAAGATAACGAACTACTGCTTActgaagaaacaaataTAGATACTTCAGAATTGGAGCCCATGataaaaaatgaaaacacTTGGGCATATGGGCAAAATAATTTTGAGTACATTGACAGAGGCGATCAGATCGTCATCGAAAAGTTTTACAACAGAGCTAACGATGTGTTACTGCAAGAGCTACTGCCATCGCATATTATCATGTATGAACCCGACCTGGCTTTTATTAGAAGGGTTGAGATGTTCAAGGCGTTGCATAAAGACTGGCCTCTCAAGGTGTACTTTATGTATTACGGTGACAGTTTTGAGGAGCAGAGTCACCTTATTGCGAttaaaaaagagaaggatGCATTCACTAGGCTAATTAGAGAACATTCCGGTCTCGCCCagcattttgaagctgacGAAGACCTGTCAAGATACAAGAACCTTGCTCAACGAAAGTTACTGCTCAATCAGAGTTTAAGGAACTCCAGATTGGCCGGTGGACAAAAAGGCTACGATGCGGTCACTGGAGATGTTGTTGTTGTAGACATGCGGGAGTTTAGAGCTCCTCTGCCAGGCTTACTCTATCGTTATGGTGTAAAGGTTATACCATGCATGCTGACAATTGGAGATTACATTCTCTCTCCACAGATCTGTGTTGAGAGAAAGTCAATTTCAGATTTGattggaagcttcaaaaatggcaGGCTGAATGATCAGTGTAAAAAGATGTCCAGATACTACGAATATCCCACTCTACTCATAGAGTTTGATGATGGCGACTCTTTCTCGTTAGAACCCTTCAGTGAGAAAAGGTACAACTCTGCGTCGTCAACTTCCCACCCTATTGGTAGCAAGCTGATGCAAGATGAAATCCAAATGCAGCTAGCTCAGCTTATTATGAAATTTCCTTCATTGAGGATTCTTTGGTCTTCGTCTCCTCTGCAGACGGTGAATTTAATTTTGGATCTCAAACTTGGCCGAGAACAGCCTGATCCTACAACATGCGTTGAAATAGGCGTTAATAGAAAATCTAGTGGTGCGAAAGACAAGACCAACCATTCTAATGAAAAGTTTAAAGAGCTGTTGAGCATCCCAGGCTTATCCAACGTTGACTACTATACCATCATTCGGCGAGTGAAGAGGTTTACCAACTTACAAAAACTCAGTGTTGATCAAATTACCGATTTAGTTAATGATAAGAATCTCGCTGAGAGAATATGGCATTACGTGCAGACagaaaacgaagaaaaggaCAATGATATCATGTTGGAGGAATGA
- a CDS encoding gluconokinase (similar to uniprot|Q03786 Saccharomyces cerevisiae YDR248C Hypothetical ORF), with translation MTVSTSKPKVIVLAGTAGTGKSTIAAKLVEVYQSKHPDVEFLEGDSIHPPENIAKMSHGIPLTDEDRWGWLSKVGELSSDSAQKHSGLAIVTCSSLKKKYRDYIRDENPGTNFHFLFLYGDRLLILDRANKREGHFMKANMINSQFSDLELPKADEKDAAVVDVDGKDVQQVLDECVAALATFANPSQ, from the coding sequence ATGACTGTTTCCACTTCGAAACCAAAGGTTATAGTTCTGGCGGGCACTGCTGGAACGGGCAAATCCACCATTGCTGCGAAACTGGTTGAAGTTTACCAGAGTAAGCACCCAGATGTGGAATTCCTGGAAGGTGACTCAATTCACCCTCCCGAGAACATAGCCAAGATGAGCCACGGGATACCACTGACAGACGAGGATCGGTGGGGCTGGCTATCCAAAGTGGGGGAGCTGTCGTCTGATTCTGCCCAGAAGCACTCGGGCCTGGCAATCGTTACGTGTTCGAGCctgaaaaagaagtaccGGGACTACATTAGGGACGAAAACCCCGGAACGAACTTCCACTTCCTGTTTTTGTATGGCGACAGACTGCTCATCCTCGACCGAGCCAATAAGCGGGAGGGCCATTTCATGAAGGCCAACATGATCAACTCGCAATTCAGCGACCTTGAGCTCCCTAAAGCCGATGAAAAAGACGCTGCGGTTGTGGATGTTGACGGCAAAGACGTGCAGCAGGTCCTGGACGAATGCGTCGCCGCGCTGGCGACGTTCGCAAACCCTTCTCAGTAG
- the RMI1 gene encoding Rmi1p (similar to uniprot|Q02685 Saccharomyces cerevisiae YPL024W RMI1 Protein of unknown function GFP tagged protein localizes to the cytoplasm and nucleus) — MFLQEGECLFSETSSHITLQAKTISQGSREKHHWRFRFCSAMSNNLLIADITQPVNISPSNSSTNERVKLMTDAYNNPVWSDRDIGDQKMVKVQEPLLFQVCMVENIWRSKLSQLDDLKVRIDPRNQRIDRLSTSKKAPNAAQAGRTSGNQLITAMDVDSDVPADLTQSAPDKSMFKLTLQDKSGAMYFAINLSPLNFLKNDGNSCILGSKAVILPGAVFNRGAFLLRDNNVVFMGGIIKQWNDGRDYKLVEYLESELQSQGLSAQSRKRKTPAS; from the coding sequence ATGTTTTTGCAAGAAGGTGAATGTTTGTTTTCAGAAACATCATCGCATATCACTTTACAGGCTAAAACCATTTCGCAAGGTTCGAGAGAAAAACATCACTGGCGTTTCCGTTTCTGCTCGGCTATGTCTAACAACCTTCTTATAGCGGACATAACGCAGCCTGTAAATATCAGCCCCTCGAACTCGAGCACAAATGAGCGCGTAAAACTCATGACCGACGCGTACAACAACCCAGTGTGGTCTGACCGCGACATTGGCGATCAAAAGATGGTGAAAGTCCAAGAACCTTTGCTGTTCCAAGTGTGCATGGTCGAAAATATTTGGAGGTCCAAACTGAGCCAGCTTGACGATCTGAAAGTCCGCATAGATCCCAGAAACCAACGTATAGATCGTCTGAGCACATCCAAGAAAGCCCCAAATGCAGCGCAGGCTGGAAGAACGAGCGGGAACCAACTAATCACGGCCATGGACGTTGACTCAGATGTGCCGGCAGACCTCACTCAAAGCGCGCCAGACAAATCGATGTTCAAGCTCACGTTACAAGACAAATCGGGCGCCATGTATTTCGCCATCAATTTATCGCCTCTGAACTTTCTTAAAAACGACGGTAATTCTTGTATACTGGGCTCAAAAGCAGTTATCCTCCCCGGTGCTGTCTTCAATCGCGGGGCATTTCTCTTACGCGACAATAATGTCGTATTCATGGGCGGAATAATCAAGCAGTGGAACGATGGTCGCGACTACAAGCTAGTTGAGTACCTGGAGTCAGAACTTCAGTCGCAAGGCCTTTCGGCGCAGTCCCGAAAGCGAAAGACCCCGGCAAGTTAA
- the MET12 gene encoding methylenetetrahydrofolate reductase (NAD(P)H) MET12 (similar to uniprot|P46151 Saccharomyces cerevisiae YPL023C MET12 Isozyme of methylenetetrahydrofolate reductase catalyzes the reduction of 5 10-methylenetetrahydrofolate to 5- methyltetrahydrofolate in the methionine biosynthesis pathway), with protein sequence MHAPRKLNKCGQGTALKLIMSTIKQRYESTDGPFISLEFFPPKTKLGKQNLTARMTRMTALNPLFITITWGAGGTTAKKTLELATVAQRELNVPVCMHLTCTNTNKEIIDEALKLAHEADIRNILALRGDPPVGEEWETPSESSEFQHAVDLVRYIKEKYNDDFCVGVAAYPEGHCEGEADGVAQDPRRDLGFLKEKVDAGADFVITQLFYDVEKFLSFEQMFRNEVSADIPLFPGLMPINSYLLFNRAAKLSHASIPQAIRDRLPQEYHSDDNKVRAIGVDILVEMVEEIYKRTEGRIKGIHFYTLNLEKAIAQIVTKSPSLSKILEEDKEDDLVEGVGEIALVDGNTLEEDENVKKRRRQSSHNDDLTCNRVLLDEAGKSIASGRESSGAPSRKVVISISQGSGALGKDATWDEFTNGRFGDSRSPAFGEIDGYGPSLKVSSKKAYEIWGQPSSTDDIKTLFIRYLEGSLEALPWSDLGLSAETALIQEELIQLNERGYLSLASQPATNSTPSTDKIFGWGPPGGYVYQKSFVEMFVHKQQWELEIKPKLEPLGSKVSYYVGDSAETFYTNLDSSCSSVVTWGVFPNSEVLQTTIVEEESFKAWRDEAFSIWLEWSKLFPRNSRSNTLLKQMHRDYYLVSIVHHDFSDCDALWDLLLA encoded by the coding sequence ATGCAtgcaccaagaaaactCAACAAGTGCGGCCAAGGAACTGCACTAAAGTTGATCATGTCTACCATAAAGCAGCGCTACGAGTCCACAGATGGGCCTTTCATATCCCTGGAGTTTTTCCCACCCAAAACAAAACTGGGGAAACAGAACTTGACAGCACGGATGACTCGTATGACAGCGCTGAACCCGCTGTTCATCACCATTACGTGGGGCGCAGGCGGCACAACGGCAAAAAAGACTTTAGAGCTAGCCACTGTCGCTCAACGAGAACTGAATGTACCAGTTTGCATGCACTTGACATGTACGAACACAAACAAAGAGATCATCGATGAGGCTCTGAAACTGGCGCACGAAGCCGACATACGCAATATTTTAGCACTCAGAGGTGACCCGCCGGTTGGCGAAGAATGGGAGACGCCTTCAGAGTCATCTGAGTTTCAGCACGCCGTCGACCTAGTGCGCTACATTAAGGAAAAATACAATGATGACTTTTGTGTTGGTGTTGCAGCTTACCCCGAGGGCCACTGTGAAGGAGAAGCGGATGGTGTGGCTCAAGACCCTAGAAGAGATCTTGGGtttctcaaagagaaagtgGACGCTGGTGCAGACTTCGTCATAACGCAACTATTTTACGACGTggagaagtttttgtcttttgaacaaatgTTTAGGAATGAAGTATCTGCCGACATACCACTTTTCCCTGGCTTGATGCCCATTAACTCGTATTTGCTCTTTAACAGGGCCGCGAAGCTATCGCACGCATCCATTCCACAGGCGATTCGGGACCGTCTGCCCCAGGAATACCATAGCGATGATAACAAAGTCAGAGCTATAGGTGTCGATATCTTAGTGGAAATGGTTGAGGAAATCTACAAGAGAACAGAGGGGCGTATAAAGGGGATCCACTTCTACACACTAAACCTCGAAAAGGCTATAGCACAAATCGTAACCAAATCTCCTTCCCTATCCAAGATTCTTGAGGAGGACAAAGAGGATGATCTAGTTGAAGGGGTGGGCGAAATTGCATTAGTTGACGGCAACACCCTAGAGGAGGACGAGAACgtcaagaagagaagaagacagTCCAGTCACAATGATGATTTAACTTGCAACCGAGTTTTGCTAGACGAGGCTGGAAAGAGCATTGCAAGCGGCAGAGAGTCCTCCGGAGCTCCATCACGCAAAGTTGTTATATCAATTTCCCAGGGATCTGGAGCCCTTGGAAAAGATGCTACCTGGGACGAATTTACTAACGGTAGATTTGGTGACTCTCGTTCGCCAGCATTTGGTGAAATCGATGGCTACGGTCCTTCCCTCAAAGtaagcagcaagaaagcaTATGAAATCTGGGGCCAGCCCTCTAGCACAGATGATATCAAGACGCTTTTCATAAGATATCTCGAGGGCTCCCTTGAAGCTTTACCATGGTCTGACTTGGGCTTATCAGCAGAGACCGCATTAATCCAAGAGGAGCTCATTCAGCTCAACGAAAGAGGCTACCTTTCCTTAGCCTCGCAGCCTGCAACTAACTCTACCCCTAGTACTGACAAGATTTTTGGATGGGGCCCGCCGGGAGGATATGTCTACCAAAAGTCTTTTGTGGAGATGTTTGTGCATAAACAGCAATGGGAGCTGGAAATTAAGCCCAAGTTGGAGCCCCTAGGGTCCAAGGTTAGCTATTATGTTGGCGATTCTGCGGAAACATTTTACACCAATTTGGATAGCAGTTGCTCTAGTGTGGTGACTTGGGGTGTGTTCCCTAACTCGGAAGTGTTGCAGACTACTATAGTAGAAGAGGAGTCGTTCAAAGCTTGGAGGGACGAAGCCTTCAGCATATGGCTAGAGTGGAGCAAACTGTTCCCTAGGAACTCCAGATCAAACACATTGCTGAAGCAGATGCACCGGGACTACTACTTGGTATCCATTGTCCATCACGACTTCAGCGATTGTGACGCTCTCTGGGACCTGCTGCTCGCTTGA